One Kitasatospora sp. NBC_01266 genomic window carries:
- a CDS encoding DUF4193 domain-containing protein gives MATDYDAPRNTNDDTNDDSIEELKGRRDDKAGATIDIDSEAVEGIELPGADLSGEELTVRVVPIQQDEFTCMTCFLVHHRTQLAGEDKKGQPICVDCAS, from the coding sequence TTGGCCACCGACTACGACGCTCCGCGCAACACCAACGACGACACGAACGACGACAGCATCGAGGAACTGAAGGGCCGCCGCGACGACAAGGCCGGCGCCACGATCGACATCGACAGCGAGGCCGTCGAGGGCATCGAGCTGCCCGGCGCCGACCTGTCCGGCGAAGAGCTCACCGTCCGGGTGGTGCCGATCCAGCAGGACGAGTTCACCTGCATGACCTGCTTCCTGGTCCACCACCGCACCCAGCTCGCCGGTGAGGACAAGAAGGGCCAGCCGATCTGCGTGGACTGCGCCTCCTGA
- a CDS encoding FAD-dependent oxidoreductase, with the protein MSPLRIAVVGAGPAGLYTAEAVLKQTAADGADEVEVDVLERLPTPYGLVRYGVAPDHPSIRSIADYLRRVLEHPRVRFLGGLCFGVDVSRETLLECYDAVVYATGATRDRRLRVPGEELPGSAAAAEFVRWYCGHPDVAPASFDLDAVSVAVIGAGNVALDVARILARPAADFPATDVPEPVLAALTASRVESIHLISRRGPAQAKFTPRELRALGELPGCDVLVDPGDLDLDAFDPTGASSEAARADRRIRDNLAVLTDWAHRPPQGRGRRVSLGFWRRPVELTGPDRVTALRVERTALDPRGRLVGTGGCATLPVQLVLRSVGYRSVPLPGVPFDERRSVVPNAEGRVLGPDGTPLPGEYVAGWLKRGPTGVIGTNKSDAAQTVRALLADHPVTAPTSTADQPATAPSAADPTARRPRLTELLAARGVRPVSYDAWLGIDRRERELATELGRAARVKLSGWAELNRAAGPQGRTTGPQERA; encoded by the coding sequence ATGAGTCCGCTGCGGATCGCCGTGGTCGGAGCCGGACCGGCGGGTCTCTACACCGCCGAGGCGGTGCTGAAGCAGACGGCGGCGGACGGGGCCGACGAGGTCGAGGTGGACGTGCTGGAGCGGCTGCCCACCCCGTACGGCCTGGTGCGCTACGGCGTGGCGCCCGACCACCCGTCGATCAGGTCGATCGCCGACTACCTGCGCCGGGTGCTCGAACACCCCCGGGTGCGGTTCCTCGGCGGGCTCTGCTTCGGCGTCGACGTGAGCCGCGAGACGCTGCTGGAGTGCTACGACGCCGTGGTCTACGCGACCGGCGCGACCCGCGACCGACGGCTGCGGGTGCCCGGCGAGGAGCTGCCGGGCAGCGCGGCGGCCGCCGAGTTCGTCCGCTGGTACTGCGGGCACCCGGATGTGGCTCCGGCGAGCTTCGACCTGGACGCCGTGTCGGTCGCGGTGATCGGCGCCGGCAACGTCGCGCTCGACGTGGCCCGGATCCTCGCCCGGCCGGCGGCCGACTTCCCGGCCACCGACGTCCCGGAGCCGGTGCTCGCCGCGCTGACGGCCAGCCGGGTCGAGTCCATCCACCTGATCAGCCGACGCGGACCCGCCCAGGCGAAGTTCACCCCCCGGGAGCTGCGCGCGCTCGGTGAGCTGCCGGGCTGCGACGTCCTGGTGGACCCGGGCGACCTCGACCTCGACGCCTTCGACCCGACCGGCGCGAGCAGCGAGGCGGCCCGCGCCGACCGGCGGATCCGCGACAACCTGGCGGTCCTCACCGACTGGGCGCACCGCCCGCCGCAGGGCCGCGGCAGACGCGTGTCGCTCGGCTTCTGGCGGCGCCCGGTGGAGCTCACCGGCCCCGACCGGGTCACCGCGCTGCGGGTCGAGCGGACGGCCCTCGACCCGCGAGGACGCCTGGTCGGCACCGGCGGGTGCGCGACCCTTCCGGTGCAGCTGGTGCTGCGCTCGGTCGGCTACCGCTCCGTACCGCTGCCCGGGGTGCCGTTCGACGAGCGGCGATCGGTCGTGCCCAACGCCGAGGGACGGGTGCTGGGGCCCGACGGCACCCCGCTGCCGGGCGAGTACGTCGCCGGCTGGCTGAAGCGCGGACCCACCGGGGTGATCGGCACCAACAAGTCCGACGCGGCCCAGACCGTCCGCGCCCTGCTCGCCGACCACCCGGTCACCGCTCCGACGTCCACCGCCGACCAGCCGGCCACTGCCCCGTCGGCCGCCGACCCGACGGCCCGGCGACCACGGCTGACCGAGCTGCTGGCCGCCCGCGGCGTGCGGCCGGTGAGCTACGACGCCTGGCTGGGCATCGACCGCCGCGAGCGGGAGCTGGCCACCGAGCTGGGCCGCGCCGCCCGGGTGAAGCTCTCCGGCTGGGCGGAACTGAACCGCGCGGCGGGACCGCAGGGGCGCACGACGGGACCGCAGGAGCGCGCCTGA
- a CDS encoding APC family permease, producing MSAPESTTASHHNYRRTLGTISLTAVGLGSIIGSGWLFGAERAAKLAGPAAILAWVIGAAVALVIALTYSELGSMFPKAGGMVRYGQYSHGSLAGYLAAWANWIAIVSVIPGEATASVQYMSSWHFGWAHQLFDGEKLTTSGVALASVLLVGYFALNWFAITLFAKTNTAITVFKVVVPVLTAGSLLLAHFDSHNLTAHGGFAPHGWNSVFTAVATSGIVWAYNGFQSPLNLAGEARNPGKSLPKAVISSILIALVIYIALQVAFIGALPHDGLAHGWSGIGYKSPLADLSLAWGLNWLALLLYSDAFISPSGTGMIYAATTSRMIHGVQENGQLPSIFGRVDRKTGVPRPALLLNLFIAFLFLAVFRGWGSLASIVSVATVISYVTGPVTVMALRRLAPDLARPVRLRAMPVIAPVAMVFGSLVLYWARWPLTGKVIVLMAAGLPIWAWYELRKPWAELKPHLKAGTWMIAYLLVMAAVSWAGSTEYGGQGYIPEGADLALVAVLALVFYYWGVRSAWANPSLAQVREELAQAAAEQPEPAQPAGV from the coding sequence TTGAGCGCGCCCGAGTCGACAACGGCGTCCCACCACAACTACCGCCGCACGCTCGGCACGATCAGCCTGACGGCCGTCGGCCTCGGCTCGATCATCGGCTCCGGCTGGCTGTTCGGCGCCGAGCGGGCCGCCAAGCTGGCCGGGCCCGCCGCGATCCTGGCCTGGGTGATCGGTGCGGCGGTGGCGCTGGTGATCGCCCTGACCTACAGCGAGCTCGGCTCGATGTTCCCCAAGGCCGGCGGCATGGTCCGGTACGGGCAGTACTCGCACGGCTCGCTGGCCGGCTACCTGGCCGCCTGGGCCAACTGGATCGCCATCGTCTCGGTGATCCCGGGTGAGGCGACCGCCTCCGTGCAGTACATGAGTTCCTGGCACTTCGGCTGGGCGCACCAGCTCTTCGACGGCGAGAAGCTCACCACCAGCGGGGTGGCGCTGGCCAGCGTGCTGCTGGTCGGGTACTTCGCGCTCAACTGGTTCGCCATCACGCTCTTCGCCAAGACGAACACCGCGATCACCGTGTTCAAGGTGGTCGTCCCGGTGCTCACCGCGGGCAGCCTGCTGCTGGCGCACTTCGACAGCCACAACCTGACCGCGCACGGCGGCTTCGCCCCGCACGGCTGGAACTCGGTCTTCACGGCGGTCGCGACCTCCGGCATCGTCTGGGCCTACAACGGCTTCCAGTCCCCGCTCAACCTGGCCGGCGAGGCCCGCAACCCGGGCAAGTCGCTGCCCAAGGCCGTGATCAGCTCGATCCTGATCGCGCTGGTGATCTACATCGCGCTGCAGGTCGCCTTCATCGGCGCGCTGCCGCACGACGGTCTGGCGCACGGCTGGTCGGGCATCGGCTACAAGTCCCCGCTGGCCGACCTCTCGCTCGCCTGGGGCCTGAACTGGCTGGCGCTGCTGCTCTACTCGGACGCCTTCATCTCCCCCAGCGGCACCGGCATGATCTACGCGGCCACCACCTCGCGGATGATCCACGGCGTCCAGGAGAACGGCCAGCTGCCGTCGATCTTCGGCCGGGTCGACCGCAAGACCGGCGTGCCGCGCCCGGCGCTGCTGCTCAACCTGTTCATCGCCTTCCTCTTCCTGGCCGTCTTCCGCGGCTGGGGCTCGCTGGCCTCGATCGTCTCGGTCGCCACCGTGATCTCCTACGTCACCGGCCCGGTCACCGTGATGGCGCTGCGCCGGCTGGCCCCCGACCTGGCGCGCCCGGTGCGGCTGCGCGCGATGCCGGTGATCGCCCCGGTCGCGATGGTCTTCGGCTCGCTGGTCCTCTACTGGGCCCGCTGGCCGCTGACCGGCAAGGTGATCGTGCTGATGGCCGCCGGCCTGCCGATCTGGGCCTGGTACGAGCTGCGCAAGCCGTGGGCCGAGCTGAAGCCGCACCTGAAGGCGGGCACCTGGATGATCGCCTACCTGCTGGTGATGGCCGCCGTCTCCTGGGCCGGCAGCACCGAGTACGGCGGGCAGGGCTACATCCCCGAGGGCGCGGACCTGGCGCTGGTCGCCGTGCTCGCGCTGGTCTTCTACTACTGGGGCGTCCGCAGCGCCTGGGCCAACCCGTCGCTGGCGCAGGTCCGCGAGGAGCTGGCGCAGGCCGCCGCCGAGCAGCCCGAGCCCGCGCAGCCGGCCGGCGTCTGA
- a CDS encoding TIGR03364 family FAD-dependent oxidoreductase, with amino-acid sequence MNDTLGSADVVVVGAGIVGLAHAYEALERGLSVAVVERDERATGASVRNFGHACATAQAGVALGYGLEARSRWIKLAERAGFWLRRTGTVMVARAEDELAVLTEFQQVRGGEEVRLLSAAQVAERVPVGPGVVGGAWLPDDVRVDPRECVPAIARHLAERGVRFHWATTAHTIEPGLVRTSRGELRAGAVVLAAGHDVDRHFPELAAESTVRRCVLRMLRVDNPHQVDIEPAVQTGFSLLRYDGFAACPSLAAVRERLTREHPELIRIGLNLMFTQRPDGTLTIGDTHTYDVTPAPFDPEELDAAVLRETAQLLGVGQLTVRERWRGVYASGVRPYLVAAPAEGVRVVSVTSGIGMTTALGLAPAVLDGLLGGTPQRPAELAALCG; translated from the coding sequence GTGAACGACACGCTGGGCTCGGCGGATGTGGTGGTTGTCGGCGCCGGGATCGTCGGCCTCGCCCACGCGTACGAGGCGCTGGAGCGCGGGCTGTCGGTAGCGGTGGTGGAGCGTGACGAGCGGGCCACGGGGGCCTCGGTGCGCAACTTCGGGCATGCCTGTGCCACCGCGCAGGCCGGGGTCGCGCTGGGCTATGGGCTGGAGGCCCGGTCGCGCTGGATCAAGTTGGCCGAGCGGGCCGGGTTCTGGCTGCGCCGCACCGGCACCGTGATGGTTGCCCGGGCCGAGGACGAGCTGGCCGTGCTGACCGAGTTCCAGCAGGTGCGCGGGGGCGAGGAGGTGCGGCTGCTCAGTGCCGCGCAGGTGGCCGAGCGGGTGCCGGTCGGTCCCGGTGTGGTCGGTGGTGCCTGGCTGCCCGATGACGTGCGGGTCGACCCGCGTGAGTGTGTGCCCGCGATCGCGCGCCACCTGGCCGAGCGCGGGGTCCGGTTCCACTGGGCCACCACCGCGCACACGATCGAGCCGGGGCTGGTCCGCACCAGCCGTGGTGAGCTGCGGGCCGGTGCGGTGGTGCTGGCCGCCGGCCATGACGTGGACCGGCACTTCCCCGAGCTGGCGGCCGAGTCCACCGTGCGGCGCTGCGTGCTGCGGATGCTGCGGGTGGACAACCCGCACCAGGTGGACATCGAGCCCGCTGTGCAGACCGGCTTCTCGCTGCTGCGCTACGACGGCTTCGCCGCCTGCCCGAGCCTGGCGGCGGTGCGCGAGCGGCTCACCCGCGAGCACCCGGAGCTGATCCGGATCGGCCTCAACCTGATGTTCACCCAGCGCCCCGACGGCACCCTGACCATCGGCGACACCCACACCTACGACGTCACCCCGGCGCCCTTCGACCCCGAGGAGCTGGACGCCGCCGTGCTGCGCGAGACCGCCCAGCTGCTCGGTGTGGGGCAGCTGACGGTCCGTGAGCGCTGGCGGGGCGTGTACGCCTCCGGCGTGCGCCCCTACCTGGTCGCCGCCCCCGCCGAGGGCGTGCGGGTGGTCTCGGTGACCTCGGGCATCGGGATGACCACCGCGCTCGGCCTGGCCCCGGCCGTGCTGGACGGCCTGCTCGGTGGCACGCCACAGCGGCCGGCCGAGCTGGCGGCCCTCTGCGGCTGA
- a CDS encoding AIM24 family protein, which translates to MQDVVKGSTMPVLEMQLGAGESIVSMHGELSWMSANVQMSQTTNSGGPGGGGLLNTLKRAVSGGGIFLTKYQAHGAPGLVAFASKVPGHIVPVDVMPGRSVLVHRHGWLCGTPGISPSIALQQSFRGGLWGGEGFVLQRLQGQGRAWIELSGELCQYTLAPGQTMLVHPGHVGMFDESVQFTITRVPGIANKIFGGDGYHLVALTGPGQIWLQSMPLSSLAHALQPYLAAEGAAAGAEGAGLGGIVGGMLRS; encoded by the coding sequence ATGCAGGACGTGGTCAAGGGCAGCACGATGCCGGTGCTGGAGATGCAGTTGGGGGCCGGTGAGTCGATCGTCTCGATGCACGGCGAGCTGTCCTGGATGTCGGCGAACGTCCAGATGTCGCAGACCACCAACTCCGGTGGCCCGGGCGGCGGTGGGCTGCTGAACACGCTGAAGCGGGCGGTCAGCGGCGGCGGGATCTTCCTGACGAAGTACCAGGCGCACGGCGCGCCGGGGCTGGTGGCCTTCGCCTCCAAGGTGCCGGGGCACATCGTGCCGGTGGACGTCATGCCGGGCCGCAGCGTGCTGGTGCACCGGCACGGCTGGCTCTGTGGGACGCCGGGGATCAGTCCGAGCATCGCGCTGCAGCAGTCGTTCCGCGGCGGGCTGTGGGGCGGCGAGGGCTTCGTGCTGCAGCGGCTGCAGGGGCAGGGCCGGGCCTGGATCGAACTCTCCGGCGAGCTCTGCCAGTACACCCTGGCGCCCGGGCAGACCATGCTGGTGCACCCCGGTCATGTGGGGATGTTCGACGAGTCGGTGCAGTTCACCATCACCCGGGTGCCGGGCATCGCCAACAAGATCTTCGGCGGCGACGGCTACCACCTGGTGGCGCTGACCGGGCCCGGTCAGATCTGGCTGCAGAGCATGCCGCTCTCCAGCCTGGCCCACGCCCTGCAGCCCTACCTGGCCGCGGAGGGCGCCGCGGCCGGGGCCGAGGGCGCGGGGCTGGGCGGGATCGTCGGCGGCATGCTGCGCAGCTGA
- a CDS encoding MBL fold metallo-hydrolase translates to MATIEFWGGVGVIGGSKILVQQDGYRVLLDIGIDIPSGADLFRRPVRQRPGRELADRLRLGAAPALPGLFSPDALEPGSPLAEQVGETAVFVSHPHIDHVGLAGFVRPEVAVHAHTDAVDVLTALAATGQGLTHGEPDWQRLTDGQRVTVGPMEVECVPVDHDVPGASGYLVHTPDGTLVFTGDYRFHGHHPRRSWDFVDRAAGSAVLVTEGTTLGWDNSTGRQRGEGDVARDFARALEETAGLVLLSLYPRDIDRVKDFLGIAEAAGRRIVWTEQIAAFLRLVGVEGVLSPTEVPAAELRAEPGRYVVMPDPDDLPSLLDLPAGDGYPAACLVHANGEPLGPFEPRWAPFTDWLGALGIPLRQIGCSGHASQDDLHHMLERMRPATVFPIHTTSPTRLHPPRGMRRVLAGYGSSYTFGGDEI, encoded by the coding sequence ATGGCCACCATCGAATTCTGGGGCGGAGTCGGCGTCATCGGCGGCAGCAAGATCCTGGTCCAGCAGGACGGGTACCGCGTGCTGCTGGACATCGGCATCGACATCCCGTCCGGCGCCGACCTGTTCCGCCGCCCGGTGCGCCAGCGCCCCGGGCGGGAGCTGGCCGACCGGCTGCGGCTGGGCGCCGCGCCGGCGCTGCCGGGCCTGTTCAGCCCCGACGCGCTGGAGCCCGGCTCCCCGCTGGCCGAACAGGTCGGCGAGACGGCCGTGTTCGTCAGCCACCCGCACATCGACCACGTGGGCCTGGCCGGCTTCGTCCGCCCCGAGGTGGCCGTACACGCGCACACCGACGCGGTCGACGTGCTGACCGCGCTGGCCGCCACCGGCCAGGGCCTGACCCACGGCGAGCCCGACTGGCAGCGCCTGACGGACGGTCAGCGGGTCACCGTGGGCCCGATGGAGGTGGAGTGCGTCCCGGTCGACCACGACGTGCCGGGCGCCAGCGGCTACCTGGTGCACACGCCCGACGGCACCCTGGTCTTCACCGGTGACTACCGCTTCCACGGCCACCACCCGCGGCGCTCCTGGGACTTCGTCGACCGGGCGGCGGGCAGCGCCGTCCTGGTCACCGAGGGCACCACGCTCGGCTGGGACAACTCGACCGGCCGCCAGCGCGGCGAGGGCGACGTGGCCCGCGACTTCGCCCGCGCCCTGGAGGAGACCGCCGGCCTGGTGCTGCTCTCGCTCTACCCGCGCGACATCGACCGGGTGAAGGACTTCCTGGGGATCGCCGAGGCGGCCGGGCGGCGGATCGTCTGGACCGAGCAGATCGCGGCCTTCCTGCGGCTGGTCGGCGTCGAAGGAGTCCTCTCCCCGACCGAGGTGCCGGCCGCCGAACTGCGCGCCGAGCCGGGCCGCTACGTGGTGATGCCGGACCCCGACGACCTGCCCTCGCTGCTCGACCTGCCGGCCGGCGACGGCTACCCCGCCGCCTGCCTGGTGCACGCCAACGGCGAACCGCTCGGCCCCTTCGAGCCGCGCTGGGCGCCGTTCACCGACTGGCTCGGCGCGCTGGGCATCCCGCTGCGCCAGATCGGCTGCTCGGGCCACGCCTCCCAGGACGATCTGCACCACATGCTGGAGCGGATGCGCCCCGCCACCGTCTTCCCGATCCACACCACCTCGCCCACCCGGCTGCACCCGCCGCGCGGCATGCGCCGGGTGCTGGCCGGCTACGGCAGCAGCTACACCTTCGGCGGCGACGAGATCTGA
- a CDS encoding HAD family hydrolase, whose amino-acid sequence MLITDFDGTLYRGDAPIRRYAEHASAALPAADRAELLDGVERFLAVGAAAGPLLAEAIDGWEAVAVLGRKAGLDTPELNRAFAATRELMLDAARCPLEVPAGYAELITELRGEGVRVVLATNSPAAGLDGLLRRLELPPLLDAVVSGTGKPEGLRRLLRAENPNGQDGRRVCVIGDHWRNDIEPGREVGAHSAYIDRFGRADGPADAIAPAVEGLLDSIRTWATAQAPTERN is encoded by the coding sequence GTGCTGATCACCGACTTCGACGGCACGCTGTACCGGGGTGACGCCCCGATCCGGCGCTATGCCGAGCACGCGAGCGCCGCGCTGCCGGCCGCCGACCGGGCCGAACTGCTCGACGGCGTCGAGCGGTTCCTGGCGGTGGGCGCCGCCGCCGGGCCGCTGCTGGCCGAGGCGATCGACGGCTGGGAGGCCGTCGCGGTGCTCGGCCGCAAGGCCGGGCTGGACACCCCCGAACTGAACCGCGCCTTCGCGGCGACCCGCGAGCTGATGCTGGACGCCGCCCGCTGCCCGCTGGAGGTGCCGGCCGGCTACGCCGAGCTGATCACCGAACTGCGCGGCGAGGGCGTGCGGGTGGTGCTGGCCACCAACAGCCCGGCGGCGGGCCTGGACGGGCTGCTGCGGCGGCTCGAACTGCCGCCGCTGCTGGACGCGGTGGTCTCCGGCACCGGAAAGCCCGAGGGCCTGCGGCGCTTGCTACGCGCGGAGAACCCGAACGGCCAGGACGGCCGCCGCGTCTGTGTGATCGGCGACCACTGGCGCAATGACATCGAGCCCGGTCGCGAGGTCGGCGCGCACAGCGCCTACATCGACCGGTTCGGCCGGGCCGACGGCCCCGCCGACGCGATCGCCCCCGCTGTGGAGGGGCTGCTCGACTCCATCCGGACCTGGGCCACGGCCCAGGCGCCGACCGAAAGGAACTGA
- a CDS encoding carbohydrate ABC transporter permease yields MTLATPPVSRGRGSLRPRGALRRTLAALVALAFLFPFYYVLVTSLNSASQSSTLSDLLLPHWHWENYSRAWAAAPWPRLFLNTVLIGACTVVLALATSLLAGFAFGVMKFRGRGLLFALVMAVMMVPGTVLIIPDYLIATDIHWLDTYWIQIVPWGASVFGIFLVRQFFLGLPAELFDAAELDGAGRFRMLWSIGMPLVRPAMLIIALQIFLASWNSFLWPFIMTQDPNVQPVEVGLAAFAGADGTDYPGLAAAVVFTTVPVLAFFLVLQRHFVTGAMSTAGGVRG; encoded by the coding sequence GTGACCCTCGCAACACCGCCCGTGTCGCGCGGCCGGGGTTCGCTCCGGCCGCGCGGCGCGCTGCGCCGCACGCTGGCCGCGCTGGTCGCGCTGGCCTTCCTCTTCCCGTTCTACTACGTGCTGGTCACCTCGCTGAACTCGGCCTCGCAGTCCAGCACCCTCTCGGACCTGCTGCTGCCGCACTGGCACTGGGAGAACTACAGCCGCGCCTGGGCCGCCGCGCCGTGGCCCCGGCTCTTCCTCAACACGGTGCTGATCGGGGCCTGCACGGTGGTGCTCGCGCTGGCCACCTCGCTGCTGGCCGGATTCGCCTTCGGGGTGATGAAGTTCCGCGGCCGGGGCCTGCTGTTCGCGCTGGTGATGGCGGTGATGATGGTGCCGGGCACGGTGTTGATCATCCCCGACTACCTCATCGCCACCGACATCCACTGGCTGGACACCTACTGGATCCAGATCGTGCCCTGGGGCGCCAGCGTCTTCGGCATCTTCCTGGTCCGGCAGTTCTTCCTCGGCCTGCCCGCCGAACTCTTCGACGCCGCCGAGTTGGACGGCGCCGGACGGTTCCGGATGCTCTGGTCGATCGGCATGCCGCTGGTCCGCCCGGCGATGCTGATCATCGCCCTGCAGATCTTCCTGGCCAGCTGGAACTCCTTCCTGTGGCCGTTCATCATGACCCAGGACCCGAACGTGCAGCCGGTCGAGGTGGGTCTGGCCGCCTTCGCCGGGGCCGACGGAACCGACTACCCCGGGCTCGCCGCCGCGGTGGTCTTCACCACCGTGCCGGTGCTCGCCTTCTTCCTGGTGCTGCAGCGGCACTTCGTCACCGGCGCCATGTCCACCGCAGGAGGCGTCCGTGGCTGA
- a CDS encoding extracellular solute-binding protein → MSSNRKLRRTAATVLAAATVLGALSACSSSSKSSADAGSGGTTTISFMQIMISGTQKSTLVALTNAFQQANPNIKVDLEYQPDYGTLHAKETAGVAAHNAPTIGQVYESWAAEYAKSQVILPVSQYAGSDSPAGLSDFYQGVQKDQRLPDGKLWMWPFNKSVQVLFYDQDMLQAKGQSAPTTWDQFATAAKAVSGNGVTAISVDPGTTASPAGGAVLYDALCAANGTPDIAADGTPQLNSAASIQALTYLSDLKKAGALAVGTNYPGETALGAKKGAFDMSSAAGYYYENQAVGGKFTLGTEVLPTGTSGQPTNVLSGTNIAMFASASKAQQAAAWKYMQFLASAQSQAQWSSTTGYLPVTSKALDLMGDFLAKNPYMKTAAAALDYAVPQPAFPWVAKAQGEEVVALQKVLEEGVDPATAANAAQQAALADQKAGQ, encoded by the coding sequence ATGTCCTCCAACCGCAAGCTGCGTCGCACCGCCGCCACCGTGCTGGCCGCGGCCACCGTGCTCGGTGCGCTGAGTGCCTGCTCCTCGTCCAGCAAGTCCAGCGCCGACGCGGGTTCGGGTGGTACCACCACGATCTCGTTCATGCAGATCATGATCAGCGGCACCCAGAAGAGCACCCTGGTCGCGCTGACCAACGCCTTCCAGCAGGCCAACCCGAACATCAAGGTCGACCTGGAGTACCAGCCGGACTACGGCACCCTGCACGCCAAGGAGACGGCCGGCGTCGCGGCCCACAACGCGCCCACCATCGGTCAGGTCTACGAGAGCTGGGCCGCCGAGTACGCCAAGAGCCAGGTGATCCTGCCGGTCAGCCAGTACGCGGGCAGCGACAGCCCGGCCGGGCTGAGCGACTTCTACCAGGGTGTACAGAAGGACCAGCGGCTGCCCGACGGCAAGCTGTGGATGTGGCCGTTCAACAAGAGCGTCCAGGTGCTCTTCTACGACCAGGACATGCTGCAGGCCAAGGGCCAGAGCGCGCCCACCACCTGGGACCAGTTCGCCACCGCCGCCAAGGCGGTCTCCGGCAACGGCGTCACCGCGATCAGCGTCGACCCGGGCACCACCGCCTCGCCGGCCGGCGGCGCGGTCCTGTACGACGCGCTCTGCGCGGCCAACGGCACCCCGGACATCGCCGCCGACGGCACCCCGCAGCTCAACAGCGCCGCCTCGATCCAGGCGCTGACCTACCTGTCCGACCTGAAGAAGGCCGGCGCGCTGGCGGTCGGCACCAACTACCCGGGTGAGACCGCGCTGGGGGCCAAGAAGGGCGCCTTCGACATGTCGAGCGCGGCCGGCTACTACTACGAGAACCAGGCGGTGGGCGGCAAGTTCACCCTGGGCACCGAGGTGCTGCCGACCGGCACCAGCGGCCAGCCGACCAACGTGCTCTCCGGCACCAACATCGCGATGTTCGCCTCGGCCTCCAAGGCCCAGCAGGCGGCGGCCTGGAAGTACATGCAGTTCCTGGCCTCCGCGCAGAGCCAGGCCCAGTGGTCCAGCACCACCGGGTACCTGCCGGTCACCTCGAAGGCGCTCGACCTGATGGGCGACTTCCTGGCCAAGAACCCCTACATGAAGACCGCCGCCGCGGCGCTCGACTACGCCGTGCCGCAGCCGGCCTTCCCGTGGGTCGCCAAGGCCCAGGGCGAGGAGGTCGTCGCGCTGCAGAAGGTGCTGGAGGAGGGCGTCGACCCGGCCACCGCGGCCAACGCCGCCCAGCAGGCCGCCCTGGCGGACCAGAAGGCGGGCCAGTGA
- a CDS encoding carbohydrate ABC transporter permease yields the protein MAQLSERVRRRSRPREGWAGWLYTAPALLIFSVFIIGPTAYTLYISTFHWNTLNPSMSSFIGADNYKALFQSSTPSFLTSALNSLYYCAAMVIGGTAISLALAVLLQRGGRLLNASRVAIFAPHATPIVATSLAWVWLFNPQFGLIDEVLKHLHLPTSQFLFSSTWAMPSVIVYSLWHEVGFTVVLFLGGLAVVSGELSEAARVDGAGPWQEFWHITWPQLRPVTLFAVVITSISSLQAFTQFYEMSKGGPAYATTTLSYLLYQEAFVLFDTGYGAALAVVLFVVTAAFTLLQRRLGDRIAADL from the coding sequence ATGGCGCAGTTGAGCGAGCGGGTCCGGCGGCGCAGCCGGCCGCGTGAGGGATGGGCCGGGTGGCTGTACACGGCGCCGGCGCTGCTGATCTTCTCGGTCTTCATCATCGGACCGACCGCCTACACGCTCTACATCAGCACCTTCCACTGGAACACGCTCAACCCGTCGATGTCCAGCTTCATCGGCGCGGACAACTACAAGGCGCTGTTCCAGTCCAGCACGCCCAGCTTCCTGACCAGCGCCCTGAATTCGCTCTACTACTGCGCGGCCATGGTGATCGGCGGCACCGCGATCTCGCTGGCGCTGGCCGTGCTGCTGCAGCGCGGCGGGCGGCTGCTGAACGCCAGCCGGGTCGCCATCTTCGCGCCGCACGCCACCCCGATCGTGGCCACCTCGCTCGCCTGGGTCTGGCTCTTCAATCCCCAGTTCGGGCTGATCGACGAGGTGTTGAAGCACCTGCACCTGCCCACCTCGCAGTTCCTCTTCTCCAGCACCTGGGCGATGCCCTCGGTGATCGTCTACAGCCTCTGGCACGAGGTCGGCTTCACCGTGGTGCTCTTCCTCGGTGGACTGGCCGTCGTCTCAGGGGAGTTGAGCGAGGCCGCCCGGGTCGACGGGGCCGGCCCCTGGCAGGAGTTCTGGCACATCACCTGGCCGCAGCTGCGGCCGGTGACGCTCTTCGCGGTGGTGATCACCAGCATCAGCTCGCTGCAGGCCTTCACCCAGTTCTACGAGATGAGCAAGGGCGGCCCGGCCTACGCCACCACCACGCTGAGCTACCTGCTCTACCAGGAGGCGTTCGTCCTCTTCGACACCGGGTACGGTGCCGCGCTGGCCGTGGTGCTCTTCGTGGTCACCGCCGCCTTCACGCTGCTGCAGCGCCGCCTCGGTGACCGGATCGCCGCCGACCTCTGA